A single region of the bacterium genome encodes:
- a CDS encoding DUF2071 domain-containing protein, whose product MLFRLKRHPFVMRAHLERTLVLTYALPVECLKKSLPPGLSADTVGDLGFVAIALVQTRDLRPAFLPRCFGQNIFIAGYRIIARYVNASRRSLRGLRIIESYTDKRRLVFFSNLFTHYHYRTVTIQSELSEKTWRIKLSPTPALDVIAELDRPILPNGSPFKNVRHARRYAGPLPFTFDYEGETGSIVTIEGVRKNWNPRPVAVRVIRNTLLEKPPFHLSKPLLASAFYMENVPYLWKKGVIDI is encoded by the coding sequence CGCACTTCCAGTGGAATGTCTGAAGAAGTCATTGCCTCCGGGCTTATCGGCCGATACAGTTGGCGATCTCGGGTTCGTTGCCATTGCTCTTGTTCAAACACGGGATCTGCGTCCCGCATTCCTACCGCGGTGTTTTGGCCAGAACATTTTTATTGCCGGATACCGGATCATCGCGCGATATGTCAATGCCAGTCGCCGGTCGTTGCGCGGCCTTCGAATCATTGAGAGCTATACAGATAAAAGGCGATTGGTGTTCTTCTCAAATCTTTTCACTCACTATCACTACCGGACCGTAACAATACAATCGGAACTGTCTGAGAAGACGTGGAGAATCAAACTCAGTCCAACGCCGGCTCTTGATGTGATTGCAGAACTTGATCGTCCCATCCTGCCGAATGGTTCGCCCTTCAAGAACGTCCGCCATGCAAGGAGATATGCCGGACCACTGCCCTTTACTTTTGACTATGAAGGGGAGACCGGTTCGATAGTAACCATCGAGGGAGTGCGCAAAAATTGGAATCCACGGCCCGTAGCAGTTCGGGTGATTCGAAACACGCTTCTGGAAAAACCTCCATTCCATTTGTCGAAACCTTTACTAGCATCTGCTTTCTACATGGAGAATGTCCCGTATCTGTGGAAAAAGGGAGTCATTGATATATGA